A region of the Apium graveolens cultivar Ventura chromosome 6, ASM990537v1, whole genome shotgun sequence genome:
TGGATTAGGCATGATAGGGGATGTAATTTCTAATGTCAGAGATAGTGTGAAGTATTTAAAAGGTTCTCCGAGTAGGTTGCACAGGTTTTATGAAATAGCTAGGCAGTGCCAATTGTCTATTGTTAAGAAGCTTACATTAGATGTCCCGACAAGATGGAATTCAACATATGCAATGCTCGATTCAGCTTTGTTATATAAAGATGTGTTTCCAAGGTATCATGACATGGATCCTTTATTTCGTTCTATGCCTTCTGAAGATGATTGGGAAAAAACAGTGAAAGTGATTCATTTTTTAGAAGTCTTTCATGAGGCAACCACTATTTTTTCAGGTTATGAGTATCCTACCTCAAACATTTTTCTTCCAGAGATTTGGAAAATCAAAGAGTTGTTACTCTCAACTTGTGTTGATGATTCTGAATTTATGAGAAATATGGCTATGAAAATGAAGGTCAAGTTTGACAAGTACTGGTCAGAATGTAATTTATAAATGGTTATTGCATCTGTGCTTGATCCGCGATACAAGATGTATTTGATTCATTTCTGTTTCCCTAAAATATATTTGATTGATGCAGAAGCAAAAAGAAATGCTGATTTAGTTGTCAAGACCTTGCATGAATTGTATACTCACTATGCTGTAAATCATTGTAAAGGGCAGTATAGTGGTTCTCTTCCAGCAACGAGTTGCGTTGCTTCTGCGGTGCAGCTGACTGGAGGTCTGAACATGACTAAAAGTATTGCAGAATTTAACTCATGGGCTCAAGGAATTGATCATGTATCTCCCTTAAAATCTGATATGGATGTGTATCTTGAGGAGGGAAGATATATATGCTCTGCAGGGCAGTCATTTGATGCTCTGCAATGGTGGAAGAGTAATACTCTAAAATTTAGAGTGTTGTCGGAGATGGCTAAAGACATTCTTTCTGTTCCTATCACTACTGTCGCATCTGAATCTATATTTAGTGCAGGTGGTCGCGTACTGGATCAATACAGGAGTTCTTTGAAACCTAATATTGTTGAGGCCTTGATTTGCACTTCTGATTGGCTTAGAGCTGAATACAAAATCTCAAATTCTGCTCCTAGTACAATGGTATGATATCTGCACATTGAGCAATCTCTAActcatatacatatatacttactAATGCATTATATTATATTGGTGTGTTTATCGCAGTATGATGAAGAAGGTGACCTAACTGATTCATCCGGCTACTCCAGCTCCTCGTTGTTGGATTAAAATCGAAGAATGCAGGAGTCAGGAAATTTGAATTTCAAACTTTGATTTATATTAATTTTCAGACCCTAGTTTTTATGTTCTTATTTGAGACCTACTTTCATATTTGGTTTGGTATACTGATGGTTTTATGGTACTTTATTTAAGACCTGGTTTTTATGTTCTTATTTAAGACCTGCACATTATTTATGATGATTGGATTTTATGTTATTTTTTGGTACTGATAATTTTGGTGGTATTTTATTTTGTTAATGTGTGTAGTTTTGGATAGCTCTGTTATTGTACTTTAATTTTTGTATTGTTAGAATTTGAATTTTCAATGTATGTAATATAGTAAGATGAGTTAGAGTTATGTGTGTTTAAGTTGTCGGCCCCAACATATTAGCTTTCTGTACCAGTGAAGTAGTAAAGGTCACACAGCTTCAACAAAACAGATTACAGCTTCGTTGATTGACTCAGATAAGTACTCTTCTTACTTTTATTGTCCTTCTTGTAATTCTTATCAATGTCCCATGTAAAGTAATATTAGGTTTATAACTTTTTTAGGTACAAGTTAACTACATTCTGGCTAAATAGCTTGTTGCACAGTTTAAGGAAAAGCGAGAGGACATTGTGAGTATGCTTCTTCACCATTAAAAGTGATTATGTTTTATCTTTTAGTTGATctttttttctaaaaataaaaatctaatgTAATTATTCTTTTTCAGGTGATAGTCTATGGGATTTAAAATCGGGGAAGATCTGATGGTTGCATTCTTCAGACTACAAGTTAAAAGAATTACAAGAACACAAGTCTCTAGCCTGGAGATGCTACCATTTGATTTTAATTTTCATCAACCAATTTTTGTGTAGGATTTATAACCATGTAAATGTAAATTTAAAACTGAAATTTATTCAAATATAATTTAACATTATGTAAGCtttttaaattttgtaatttattgTTTGGGAATCAAGCTAGTATCAAAACGATCAAAAGTGATCGGATCCGAGCGAGTAGTTCGAATAGTTCGATACCTTTTTGAATCAAATCAAATCATAAACGAATATTATTAATCGAACTCGAGTCGAATATGATCAAAGTATTTGAAATTCTTTCGAATCCGAGCCGAATATAACCGAGTAGTTGAAAATTCGAGTAGAATCTGACCAGTTTTATATTCTAAGGTGTTCGACTCGATTTCACCCCTACATGGACTGTACTTGTGATAATCCTTTGTATATTGTATATTGTTTAATATCTAAGACTAATTTTTTTAGAAGGAACCTTTCTTTAATCAATTAGTCAACCTCTTCTAATAGGGTTGAACCCTTATATTTATAGATAGTCTCAAGTGGGCTTTTATTTACAATATGGGCTTCTTGGGCCTATTAATAAGAGTTATATTATTAGTTTCCTATGTCTTCTTGTGCCCGTCTCTATAGGTCCAACATTTGTACCCCTCCCAGTTTGCGCAATATCTTTAGATTTGTGTTTTTCCACttctacacttttgccctttgAATCTTGAGATTTTGCTTCGGTACCTAAATGAAGTTAGTGATCAGATAGGAGTATAAAATGGAAAAGACGATAAGAAAAAATAAGCAAGAAAACAAAAGCAACTGCAAACTTAAAATAGAAGTGAAATGTGTGTACTAAAAAAAGAATGCTTTTTAGGACATATATATAGTCGTTCGTGtgttttttaaatttattttttcgaGTTTCTTTGCAGATTGGCGGACTGGACTATTCGGCTTCCTCCAAGGCCATCTAAAACGGGATTAACCGTTGTTGCACACTCTCCATTCACAACCTCCATGTAAGTCATCTTCTTTCTCCTCACGTAATATcacttctttttctttttccttccTACCTGTGTGTGTCTGTCGTGTTATCCGTAGTTTATGAATTTAAGATGGCCGATTTTTCTTCATCGTCGTCTTCGCGTAGTGCTTCTAATCGGGACCCTGGAAAGAGACCATTAGAGGAGGGCGATGAAGAATCTATTTTGAATTTGGATAACCTGGAAATTCCGGATTTAGGTCAGTGCGGATCTTTTGATTTTCTAGAGGGTGATGATTTTTTAAAAGGTATGCCCGATAGTCCTCTTCCTTCTCCTCCCCTAAGTCCTCATACCCTAGATTTCAGGAATAGGGTAGTCGAGGAGAGCCTTCAATTGGGTAGGGTCGAGTTTGAGGGTAAGCCCATCTTGAATTATATTAGTTATTACATCACCACCGACCCTCCTGTGAGAAAGTTGAAAAGTTATATCGACATATCTAATGGTTATAGGTACCGGGTGCCGACAGCTGATGAGAGAGTTTGGATGATTCCAGAGTTCGGAATGCATGGGGTTACGATGATTATATTTCAATTTGGCCTTCGACTGCCGATGCATCCCTTCTTCCTGACGATGTATGAGGCCATCAAGTGTGGCCTTTGACAGTTGACGCCGAACTCTATCGCTCAGCTTAGTGGATTCGTGGCATTATGTTGTGATAAGGGTCGACTGCCGActctgaagttgtttttctctatTTACGGTGTGCGTTACCATGGTGGGCAAGTGTACTTCGACTCTCGACATAAGAGGATGAAGATTGTTAGTGTTTGGTCATCGAACTCCAGTTATCACGCCCAATGGTTGTATGTTGGGGGTCCTGATTTGGAATTTGTGAAACCTAGTGGGAATATTAATCAGGGTACGATCGACTATCTGAACAACTTGGAGAAGCATGATACCGCTTATCTCGATGAATTTCATGGGTCGAGATCATTATATACACACTTAGACTTGAAGGATTCTGTCTTTCTGGAAATGCACAATTGTAAGGGGGATGTCTGTTTGTTGTTGCCCTTATCTTGTCTATCTTGTTTGTTTTATTTATGTTGTTACTACTATATGCTCTTGTTTATTTGTTCTTTTCTCCCTTTTttaaactatatatatatagtatctTTGACCCGCTTTTTCTTATTTTGTGTTTCAGTGGCAGGAGCTTCTTTGAAAAAAGTTTTAGACAGCGGGGTTCGAGAAGAG
Encoded here:
- the LOC141665267 gene encoding zinc finger BED domain-containing protein RICESLEEPER 2-like, which codes for MAFFTGIRTISLTSDLWTSNQTVGYMTITAHYVDPDWKLQKRVINFCHIPPPHTGLMISDAIFSCLNAWGIENKISTITLDNASSNDSAVRHLKDSFSLKGNLYFGGKIFHVRCCAHVLNLMVQDGLGMIGDVISNVRDSVKYLKGSPSRLHRFYEIARQCQLSIVKKLTLDVPTRWNSTYAMLDSALLYKDVFPRYHDMDPLFRSMPSEDDWEKTVKVIHFLEVFHEATTIFSGYEYPTSNIFLPEIWKIKELLLSTCVDDSEFMRNMAMKMKVKFDKYWSECNL